aaataaaaaaacccaaTTGTTGGAAGggaaaaatctattttttttttgaagtccCACATCCATAAAGATTAGCTTTCTCTCTCTATCCTTCCCTGTATATTCACCTATTGGGAGCGCAACTAAATATTGAAGAGAATTtgactttctcttttttttcttctaaaattaaaattttatatattgtcCAGCAATTTAAGGCAGCATATAAGTTGATTCAGGAAAGAGTGAGATATAGGAAGATTATAAGTagtttgataatatatatatagcaaCAACTAAACCATTTATATATTATCGGACGGGTAATAATTTAACTTTCTTTGGTCATTGATGATTTATGTGAAACCTTATGATTGATTTATTCTTTTAGACGATATTATGTGAAGGTTGACTGTGATGTatgtttttttgtttgtttgtcaaAAGGTAAATATATTACTTCACAATGCAATTTCATCCATTTCCTATTCTATCAAAATCGAGTTAAGAAGCAAActgcaacccttcattccaaaaTGGCAGCATTTAGTTTCATCCATCCCTCATTTAACACATTTCCCAGGATTGTTCTTCGGGAGATGTGCAGTCCAATGCataagcaataatcatgttgcATGCCTTCCACATCAACCGAAACCTATACAAGATTATTCCTATTAGGATTAAGGGCACTCTCCATGAGCATATCTTCTCCGTCCTTGAGCCAAAGCCTAGTATATCATTGGGAAACATAATGAAATGATACATTCAATTTCTGAGTGACCACTTTCCAAATTTTGGTAGAGAACTCACACTAAAATAGCAGTGATTTTGCAAGTTTCTTTCCTTATCACAAAGAAAATAATCATGCACATGCATAGTAGGCAATTTATTAAGAGTTTGCATGTAAAGATATGAGTTGTAGGGAGCATAGAAATGCATCGTAATAATTCTTTTCGCTCCACATGTGAAAAAGGCACCCAAGGCAGGTGAATACTGATAAATCCATAAACGGATTTGGTTGATGGTTGTCCATTCATTCGATCATTAGATACATACtttttttgtcaaaaataattattagacTGTTAAAGATGTATAAAAGGATCTTTGGATGTCAAACTAAGGGGGAAGGTATCAacctataaaaatatataattatctacTTGAGCGTTATAGGCAGCCTAACATACTACTTGATTACATTGATGAAAATAGTACAAAATCATGTGCGATGTTAGCTGAGACAAAAGGACTTTGATGTCACGTATCAATGTCTAAATGTACTAGGAAATCCGAGTCTTTGGTTAATATGTCATATAATATTGATGAGTCAGATTCAATCTGTACATCCAGAAGTTCATGGTCAATAACAACTTAAACGCTAAGCTTGAGTGTCAACAATTCGCAATCGATAGATGATTTGTCTTCAATATATTATTGACCTATAATGAACGCGAATCGCAAAACCTCATGTCACCGTCATGAAATGAAGAAGAaccattaatatttaattttatctttGCTACATTTAACTCATATAAAATTTTTCATTCTATTACTTTTAGGTGAGATAAATATAGGATTGTGATTAGTAAAGATGACCGCTCCAAAGTCAACAAAGAAAATTTCCATGCTTTTCATGTAAACTAAAGTTTGATTTGCACTGCTAGCTTGAAGGGTGGATCCTTGTGAGCCAATTACCTACATCCAACTGTGATGTGTGCTTTACTGTTCGTTTTTTGAGTTTTATTTGTAAAGATGGGCTTTTTTGCTTTGTTCACGGCATCTGAAATGTATGCATTATGCTTCGTATATCGTATGCTTTTCAGCTTTGAAGGCAGTTGAGTCTAATAAAAGCGCTAGTGGTTCGACGATCACAACACAGATATTATATATACGATAACGCAAAGATAATTTTTAAGAATATCATTTGAAGAAAATGCCAAGAAGTTTGAGATCGATTTGTCGATGGAAAATTTAATTAGGCTACGCATCATGTCCTGAATAATTATGGCGATTGCTATATTTTAGTGGCAAAGTTTGGTGTTAGAGATTTCTATACACCGACGGTGGTCGTGGGACATCGTGGAGTGCAGTGCTTGGAGATGGATGTGTGTAGCAGAATATGATCATACTGATAGAATACTCTTCATGATATACTGACATACGTTATCATATCATTGCCTGATATAAAGTAGGATGAGAGGAGGCGTGACACTCATCGAATATGAGGCTAACAAATAGACCACCTCATGGAATATAAAATCCTAGTGATACAGGTCACAAAAGCTATAGCAGCAGTTCATGCGTCTTTCTATGACCAAGTGCTACATGAACTAATTTGTACAATGATTGTCTTGCTTGCTatattttccaataggaaatgttGCAAGATCAATTATTTACGTACCTTCAAACCCAGTTCTGACAGCAAAGGCAACGCATACAAACAACTCCATGTCCACGGAGCAGCATTCTTGTCTGAATATGATTAGCCTGATGGTTTGGATAAGGGCTTTTTGGGATCTGAACATCATGTCTATGCACTTGGGCAGATTCTTCCAGAATTATGATCTTATTAAGCCTTCAAACCCGATGATACAAACTTTCAAATAGATGGTCGTTAAAAGAAAAAAGGATAAGTTAATGGCCAAAAGAACCTCTAAAAGGTCAAGAAAGAAGCTCGATTTCCAATCTGGGATGATGAACAAATTCTCTTATTCATATTCTGCCTGTTATAAGGCGGCGATATGTATTCTCTCTCTGATGGATTGCATGTGAGCAAGAACTAAGCTGCCGAATCATTGCCAGCGTTCATGCAAATAGATTTAGATATCATGAAGTGGCAGAAACCTAGGAGGTAGGAGAGTAGGAAAATGATGAACGCATGCTCTCACATCCAGCATCATCACCTTCTCCCtccgcatatatgtatatatatatttatgtatactcTCCACCCCTCAGTCCTTTCATCTTCTATATAAACCCCTTGGGACCTTCTGCTGGTCTCGACATTTCTGACTTGTCAACTCCACGACCCCAACATCAGTGGTTCGAGGTCTCTCCCGAATCATCTTCCTTGTGAATTTAGAGGATGGGATCACCCAATCGAGTTTGGACAGCATGGCTATTTGTGGTTTGTGTTTACTGGTGCTTTTGTTCCATGGAGAGGAACAAAATGTTTGTGGAGCCATCTCATATAGTGTATGAAGAGCTTCAGTCTGTTTCACCTGCCTTGGTAAATGACGAGTTAAAACCAAGATATCACTTCCGATCCGCTAGAAATTGGCTCAATGGTAAGATCCTTATTATCTCTAGACATCGTAAAGCTTCATTCTATGGAAGGTGAATATATTTAGAGTAATACTTGAGTTCTTCACTTGAATTCCATCTTTCACTTCTACTTACGACGTCATAGTCCCATTTGGATGTTCATAGAATgaattaagaaaaagaaaaaaaaagatttttattaATTCTTAAGGTATTAATTCTTTTATAATTGTTGTCTAATTATGTTTTTAGTATCAATTGCTGATTACTTACtcgttatatttcttttttttgtttttcttatttgaACACCGCCATCAACAAATTCAATGATTTCAACGAGCAGATCCGAacggtatgtttgtaattttgtgTATTATAACATAAATTAATCAATTTCCTTAAATCGAAGGCTAAAAACAAACTGTAAAAATCGTGCAGGGCCTATGTACTACAAAGGCATCTACCACTTCTTCTACCAGTACAATCCATACGGTTCAGTGTGGGGCAACATCGTGTGGGCCCACTCGGTCTCCACGGACCTGATCAACTGGAAGGCACTCGCCCCCGCCATCTACCCGTCGGAACCATTCGACATCTACGGGTGTTGGTCGGGCTCCGCTACTGTTCTTCCCGGCGACAAGCCCGTGATCCTGTACACCGGCGTCGACCCAGAGCAACGCCAAGTCCAAAACATCGCGTTCCCCGCCAACCTATCCGACCCTTACCTCCGGGAATGGACTAAGCCGGACTACAACCCAGTGATACCCCCGGAACTTGGCGTCAACGCCAGTGCCTTTCGAGACCCAACAACGGCGTGGTACGCCCCGAACAAGCACTGGACTCTGGTTGTAGGCAGCAAGAGAGACAGAAGAGGCATGGCGATCTTGTACAGGAGCAAAGATTTCGTGCACTGGATCAAGGCGAAGCACCCGCTGCACTCCTCTAAGGATATCGGCATGTGGGAGTGCCCGGACTTCTTCCCGGTGGCGGCGAAGGGAAGGCAAGGGTTAGACACGTCTGCGTACGGTGACGGGGTGAAGCATGTGTTGAAGGTTAGCTTGGACGCGACGAGATACGAGTACTATACTGTCGGGAAGTACTTCCATTATATGGATAAGTACGTGCCGGATGTTACATCGTCGGATGATCACACTGGTTTAAGGTATGATTACGGGAACTTTTACGCCTCCAAGACGTTCTATGATCCTTCTAAGAAGAGGAGGATACTGTGGGGTTGGGCGAATGAATCGGACAGTGCGTATACCGATAAGGACAAGGGTTGGGCAGGAGTTCAAGTGAGTATAAGATTTAATGGTTTACTACTGGGGTTTTGTGTTAGTGTTGAATGATCGTTATCTTCTTCTTTGTATTGTTTTGATTATTTTTAGGCAATTCCAAGATCTATCTGGCTAGATGACAGTGGACGACAACTTGTCCAATGGCCAATTGAGGAGTTCGAAACCCTTAGAGACAAACACATCTTTGTCAAGAACAAGAACATCCCAAGTGGTGGTTTCTTGGAAGTTAAAGAAATACAAACAGCGCAGGCAAGTTTCCTCTTGAAATAGACTTAGCCATAGTTATTCTCTTTGGTAACTCTGTTTGGAATTCTTTATGTTGCAATAGGCGGATGTGGAGGTGACGTTCGATGTTGCAAGTCTAGAAAAGGCTGAGGAGTTTGATCCATATTATGTCGACGATGCTCAAGCATTCTGTGCCAAAAAGACCGCAGAAACCAAGGGTGGGGTTGGGCCATTTGGACTGCTGGTTTTGGCCTCAGCCAACCGAGAAGAGAGAACTGCTGTCTTCTTCAGGATCTTCAAAGCTCAAAGCAAGTATATGGTCCTCATGTGCCATGATCCTACCAGGTCATATTTCTTGAACTaaactcttttcattttttaTGGTGTACAATTAGCTTAATAAATAACAGCCTGGGAATATCTATCTACATTTGTTTTGACCTCAATTTCTCACGATTATGATCCCATCTATTTTGCAATTCTTTTTTGTATAAGCCTTGAAGCTATTCGGACAAAAACATTAGATCTTGAGCTACATAAAAGAATGTTAATCCTCTATGCAAACATCCTTGGGTGGTAGGAAAATTCCTAGAAAAAACTTAGCTGGGAAAATAACATCTTCATCTTGTTCTTTGTGCATCGAATATTGCATAATAATGATCTAGAGATACGATGgttaaatgtttttttttatttatgttatctaATTTTTTGTGTTTTTAAATCAGCAGATCATCGAAGAGGGAAAGTACATACAAACCCACTTTTGCCGGCTTCATTGACATCGATATTACAAAAACAAGAAAGATATCTCTTAGAAGTTTGGtatgtttgcattttatttcttgtgatattttcctttttcttctaatccttatatatatatatatatatatatatatatatatatatatatatatatatattcaaaattaatattttaattttatttattattttgaagaTTGATCACTCTGTTGTGGAGAGTTTTGGAGCCGGAGGCAAGACATGTATCACATCAAGGGTTTATCCTAGTGTGGCTATAGGAGAAAACGCTCATCTCTTTGTGTTCAACAACGGTGCACAAGATGTGAAGCTCTTCGAACTGAATGCATGGGAGATCACAGAACCGGAAATGAATGATGAAATCATTTACTGAAATGTTATTTCATAATGTTGTTCATCACATGAACATCTTTATCGCCAAAATAAAATGttccctttttttatgatttaaaaagaTCGTtatgtgaaaattttaaatttttttatagatgTAGTGTTAACTCAAGAATACTTATAATGGATCTCAAATGATAAAAATTTTAGGTTTGTATGTAGGTATGAAGTATCAAATCATGTAAATGATTTTCtagtatattttttaattattaattgtcaaaacttttcttttgattttgaagTCTCTTAATAATATGGACCATAAATATCATTATGGTAAGATGCATGAGAATGTCTATAAATTATAACTATCTAATAGTCATGTTACGATATATCCGTGTGTGCCCAGAGATTGAAAAAGAAAAGTTGACAATTCTAGAATAGAATCTTATTCCTCGCTCTCCACAACCATCACAAGACAGTAGCAATGAGAGCTCCAAATAATAGCCCAAAAAAATCCTTGCATACTCTCATTGATTCATTGCCCCACATACCAAGCTTAAAAGGAAAGAAAATGCACACGTATCCTCCGttcaatgaaatgaacacttaaaGGAAACAGTGTGAGATCGACTCAAGTACCTATctacaaaaagaaaataataaaatatcacatATACTAAGCCTAGCAAGTCTATCAAATATGAAAAGATGATGATAGTACGAAAGCTTTCTACAAAACACTCTTACCCTTAATAACATCGATAGCTTCTATGACCTATGCCACCAATCCCCagtggatagagagagagagagagagagagagagagagagagagttgcccATTTAGCAATGTGGATACCAATACACAGCCTTACAAGAAATCAAATCTTTCTCATCAAGCTTCcacaataaaaaattatcatgtggCACAAAGACAAGATAGATCCACATGACAAATAATCCTAAAAAACATACTCCCAAATATAGATTGTAGCCTTAGGCACATTCCAAGATTCATTACAAATAAAATTCAAAATAAAGTGACTATAGAGTtcagaaaatattataaaaagtcACTTTTAAATGGATAGACACAtccaaattttaaaaatttaaggaTCTAAGATAATGTTAATTGAAGAACCATTACCCATAGATATAGAAAATTCatcatgtaatattttaaaagctgataaaaataatttataaaactaattatttttaaaagaaaaatgaatGTTCGAAgcgtcaacattctcatatttagCTCTTTCCACCTCAAACCATGAACaattaaatttattcaaatattGCACGATCCTTCTCCCTTGCAAGGCAAACCTCATGATATACGAGTCTTTAATATCTAATCCTCCCTCACACTTTGGAAGGGTGATAGTCTCCGAGATGTAAACCACGAGAGGACTTACCACTATCCTCAGGAAACCTTCTAATCGACTTCATTACCACGTATAGAATTCAACGCAGAATTAATCAGTACAATCCGATCTACTTGtgataaaaaaattttcttccaaaTATCAATCCGATCTAGCATAAGTTGAATCATACTGGAAATGTGGGTTTTCCTTCCAACTATCGATCCGATCTAGAAAACCTAGGAGTAagacaaatttatcttttgaaccGTGAGGATCTCAtaagtataaaaaatatttataataaatatgtttttattattaatttttaaatttttatttttaattttaaaatatttctctCAATAAAATGGATCATAAACCTGTCACGTTTTCCTTATGCATTGGACGGACCAGAAATGACAATTACCAAATAGTACAAATATTTATATCCATACTAAACAAAATTTGAAGGACAATAATTGCATCGTCCTAACAA
The DNA window shown above is from Musa acuminata AAA Group cultivar baxijiao chromosome BXJ2-4, Cavendish_Baxijiao_AAA, whole genome shotgun sequence and carries:
- the LOC103982385 gene encoding beta-fructofuranosidase, insoluble isoenzyme 3 codes for the protein MGSPNRVWTAWLFVVCVYWCFCSMERNKMFVEPSHIVYEELQSVSPALVNDELKPRYHFRSARNWLNDPNGPMYYKGIYHFFYQYNPYGSVWGNIVWAHSVSTDLINWKALAPAIYPSEPFDIYGCWSGSATVLPGDKPVILYTGVDPEQRQVQNIAFPANLSDPYLREWTKPDYNPVIPPELGVNASAFRDPTTAWYAPNKHWTLVVGSKRDRRGMAILYRSKDFVHWIKAKHPLHSSKDIGMWECPDFFPVAAKGRQGLDTSAYGDGVKHVLKVSLDATRYEYYTVGKYFHYMDKYVPDVTSSDDHTGLRYDYGNFYASKTFYDPSKKRRILWGWANESDSAYTDKDKGWAGVQAIPRSIWLDDSGRQLVQWPIEEFETLRDKHIFVKNKNIPSGGFLEVKEIQTAQADVEVTFDVASLEKAEEFDPYYVDDAQAFCAKKTAETKGGVGPFGLLVLASANREERTAVFFRIFKAQSKYMVLMCHDPTRSSKRESTYKPTFAGFIDIDITKTRKISLRSLIDHSVVESFGAGGKTCITSRVYPSVAIGENAHLFVFNNGAQDVKLFELNAWEITEPEMNDEIIY